One Campylobacter lari DNA segment encodes these proteins:
- the pglD gene encoding UDP-N-acetylbacillosamine N-acetyltransferase, with the protein MDTTKSIYIYGSSGHGLVCADVARNLGYEKIIFLDDNKGLKYHSNLEKHDMFIAIGANSIREKLFKKAKEDGFRLVNLIHKSAIISSSAFLDDEGILIMPNVVVNARASIAKGVILNTACVIEHECFVDEFSHISVGAKLTGNVKIGKRCFLGVNSSVIPCMSLNDDITLGAGAVVVKNLTSKGIYAGVPAKKIKEAK; encoded by the coding sequence ATGGACACAACTAAAAGTATTTATATATATGGCTCTAGTGGGCATGGTTTAGTCTGTGCTGATGTAGCTAGAAATTTAGGGTATGAAAAAATCATCTTTTTAGATGACAATAAAGGCTTAAAATATCACTCCAACTTAGAAAAACACGATATGTTTATTGCTATTGGTGCAAACTCTATTAGAGAAAAACTTTTCAAAAAAGCAAAAGAAGATGGATTTAGATTAGTAAATTTGATACACAAAAGTGCTATTATTAGCTCAAGTGCTTTTTTAGATGATGAGGGTATTTTGATCATGCCAAATGTCGTAGTTAATGCTAGAGCTAGCATTGCAAAAGGTGTGATTTTAAATACTGCTTGTGTGATTGAGCATGAGTGTTTTGTAGATGAGTTTAGCCATATTAGCGTTGGAGCTAAGCTAACAGGAAATGTAAAAATAGGAAAGCGTTGTTTTTTGGGAGTTAATTCAAGCGTTATTCCTTGTATGAGTTTAAATGATGATATAACTTTAGGTGCAGGAGCAGTTGTGGTTAAAAACTTAACTTCTAAAGGTATTTATGCTGGAGTTCCTGCTAAGAAAATAAAGGAGGCAAAATGA